The Mytilus galloprovincialis chromosome 11, xbMytGall1.hap1.1, whole genome shotgun sequence genome contains the following window.
tttgttatatacaatatacaatgtatgttcaCTTTTTAcgaccaactgataaattaaaataatctttaccattcagtgataacaagcatttttttttacaccttaaaattttatgatgtatttaaatgagtagttattgttgcaaactccattagaaattttaattgagattagttttggaataagggaaagggggatgtgattaaaaaaattgggttcaatttttctcatttgaaatttcataaataaaaagaaaatttcttcaaacatttttttgagaggattaatattcaacagcatagtgaattgctctaagagaaaacaaaaattttaagttcattagaacacattcattctgtgtcagaaacctatgctgtgtcaactatttaatcacaatccaaatttagagctgaatccagcttgaatgttgtgtccatacttgccccaaccgttcagggttcaacctctgcggtcgtataaagctacgccctgcggagcatctggttttatgttgtttcattttctgttttttttttcttttaacagcTAATCTGACAACAAAGTTTCCAGCTTATGAGAAAGTTCTGATAAGTGATGGtgagaaattttgtttttgtcgTTATCTCGTCACTAATAAAACAATCTTTAGTTTAATGGTTTGAAGTTTGATATATTTAGTATTCCTAAAAACTAAAAATGGACAATCAAGATACAAAAGATACAAAGTGAAACTGACATCACCATAGCaaagaacaaacaacaactactgaacatcagattttaGAATTATACAAATAACACATGCAGTCATAGAGTTCCTCACAATTGTTTTCAGTCAATCAAAATTACAGATTCTAATGAAACATAAAGTCAAAGTCgcaagatttaattttttttataaaatccaaAATCTGGATTGTcatcaacacacaaaaaaagaatataataaatgatatacatAGAATAACTATATAAGTATAAAATCTGGATTGTcatcaacacacaaaaaaagaacataaaaaatgatatatatgaaataattatatatgtataaaatagtGTAATTctcattcccccccccccccatgcaatatgaataaattgaaaacatacatgcattgtaattatatttgaatataagttaaaacatttttctatttacagtaaaCTTTGTTCGTCCAGTTGTGAAAACATACAtgcattgtaattatatttgaatataagttaaaacatttttctatttacagtaaaCTTTGTTCGTATTTGGTGCTTTGTCTGATGTAGCTAGAGAGAAAATGTTGATGGAATACCCAGATAGATTTGAATCACCTCGTAAGTATAACAAAGTAATTGTGAATACCAGCACATTTCTCTCAAGGACCaccaaggtaaaaaaaaatcaaaaaatctgCTGGTGAAGCACTCTCTTAAGATGGTACCCAGCACTTTCATTAAaactaatttggctcgtttaattttcataaaattttgtcaaagtatttactttgagacctttattaaaatatttaaaatttaaaaaattttgaaccaaccgttttgtcagaaaaaatacacttgttatatagcaatttgacaaacaccaattttgatcattgagaagcttattattccttttacaacacaacttaattaaaacgtttagctgattttacagagttacctccctgtagtgttaggtaccaccttaattctaATCTTCCAAACTACGAAATCTAATTTTCCAAAATATGAAATCACAACAAAAATACAAGGTACACATTTTTGTCAAGAGTAAAAGTTGAAATTAAATAGTTAAGGTTACAGGAAAAACTGTTAACAAAAAACTTCTATTAAATTAAAGACGTGGGAGTTGCTATTTTGAGAAATCTATCCTGTCACAACTTTAATAATAGTTAATATATCCCCTGAAAAATCTAACCATTATACAAATTCAGAATAAAATGTTGACAGACACTTAGACATCATGATACAGGGactattttaatttgttttttaacattcTTTGCCGTCAAATACTGATGATGTTTTCGTCTCTCACTCATTGCTGATGACCTTTGTTTATGCCATATTTgacctaaacaaaaatatgtctaAATGAACGTCTTTTTCAGAATGAACTTAATATTTATAAGGTGTATTCAAATATATTGGAAAAAAATAGAACTCCTAAACGAACAAAAAACTTGCAcacatttaagaaataatattaaGATTggttagggatgacatcaaaaaaTCAATAAAGGATTCAAAaggtttgggggtgggggtcaaaattgttgcaagttttgtttaattgacatcaattttatatatatcctatTTGGTCAATAAATTTTTCCCAAATAAGTTAAGAGgcgggtaggggggtcagtgaaaaaactatatgaatctAGTTTTTTATCctacttttgatgtcgtcccttacttgGTCAATATTTTGCATTACTTGATTTCTTGGATTAGTTGTTTTATAATAATTGTGGTTTTTTTTGCAGAACAAGACAACCATGGGTCAGAAGACGAGAAGAAAACAAGATCTGGTATTATAAGACTTGGTGCAATCAAAGAAATTATCAATAAGGTGTGTCACAGATTCTTTTAACTATGATATGTATTTACATATTAGTAAACATTTCAGTGATTAAGAATCAGTGTCATTGATAGACTAGACTGAATATATtcttgaaataatttataaaagccTGTTCTAAAATTAGATTTTTGTACAAATCTCTGATGGAAAAAATCCCATTGCAAACCaaagtgatgattttttttttaatttaaaaaaaaaattgtttttgctttttttttttaaatatataagatatgaCACTATTACATGTACTGCTAACAAAGtaaagaattattttattttaaaagaaaacaatgtctcTTACATGTTACCCTTGGACAACATTGACAAATTAAATAATTGATATGATTAGTTTTGTTTGTCAGACAGAACAATCAATATTGAGAAATTGTTGACTTGAACTTataatttgtattctttttattttccaGAGAAAACATTGCCTGTTAGACGTGACACCTAACAATGTTGACAAACTAAATTATGCACAGTATTATCCGATCGTCATCTTCCTAAAAGCAGAGAGTAAAAACGTTGTCAAAGAATCTCGGTCTCGCCTGGCTAAAGGTTCAAGTAAAAACCCAAAGAAACTTTATGAGCAAAGTTTGAAGTTGGAGAAAATGTACAGTCACCTCTTTACTGGTAGGTtataaggaataacagtactgtgtTTAAAAATTTGTCACCATCAATTGCTGATTTGATAGTTGTAAATGTAGTATTACAGGCCACTCTGTACTGGATATTTCtgtttaaatgaaataacaacagaaacaacaacaacaacaacaatactttaatttaagagggttacacagttagctatataactaatcttccctaaGGCCTTCAtcatgaaaaatcaaacaaaatgcaaacaaaatgcaaacatatacattgcatagattagtatataatttaattttggatgtaacgcgtttctgattggctgacgtcgttttgtttatcagccctgaagcataattttgtcatgtgaccgtgacgtcatcaacatatacattgcatacattagtataataatattcagtacaacttgataaaatgtgatgaaaaaataaacatgatgacataatcagtttttgatattatttatacagctaggttgatttcaataaatgatctgttattttgtatttgaaagaattaacatttgtaaaaatgaaatagtTTAAATCTTCCTTGAAATGTTATCTGtgattatatagatataaaaagatgggtatgagtgccaatgagacaactctccatcaaagtcacaatttgtaaagaaaaaaccattataagtcacagtattgtcttcaacatggagccttggctcacaccaaacagcaagctacaaagggcatCAAATatgattagtgtaaaaccattcaaacgggtaaaccaatggtctaatctatataaaaaaaatgagaaacaagaaacaattatgagcaacattaaaaaaaaacgacaactattgaacatcagattcctgacttaggatatgtacaaacaaatgcagcaggtttaaacatttgaataagtaccaaccttcacccttacctgaaagaatagtgtaacatcacaacatagacatTATATATCAATTAATCAATTAGCTCTATAAGATATCAGAAAGAGGCTCCTGATTCTGAAACTGACAACTGACTACTAACTTTTgaggatatgtttatatttaatttttatagattgaggaaaaatcatattatatatcATCAATACTTTATTTTTTGGTCTTGATTAATTCAGTTGAAATGTTTAGAAGAAATTTTGttgacaacaaatatttgttacttACCTGTACCCATAAAATCTACAAATATTGATACTCCacaaataatattaaatcaaCAGTTTCTGTTGATCAGATTTCTATGTATTATTATAGTGATAGAAATTTTTTCATTTAGtcctaaaaaaaacccaaaaaaacaaaaaatgtatcatATAAAAATTGTAACTTTGAACATggtttataaaactttaatttaattaataattattttcattaaatataaaCAGGTGCAGTTGTACAGAATAACACAGATATTTGGTTTAGAAGGGTATTGGAAGTTATTGAGGTGCAGCAGAAACAACAGATCTGGATGTCAGAGGGACAAGTGAGTTATTTCCCATTATatttatacagtgaaacctgtttgaACCAAACCTCTTCGTGACTTAGGATTTTTTTCGGTTTTAGCCGTTGTTCAGTTTTATCGGGTTCACAACGtacataatttgatatgacggtgcttatgaacatgtttggtttagacAGGTTTTTTGTTATgctccacctacgatagaagaggggcattatgttttctggtctgtgcgtccgttcgttcgtccgtccgtccgtctgtcccgcttcaggttaaagtttttggtcaaggcagtttttgatgaagttgaagtccaatcgacttcaaacttagtatacatgttccctatgatatgatctttttaattttaatgccaaattagagggtttaccccaatttcacggtccactgaacatagaaaatgatagtgcgagtggggcattcatgtactggggacacattcttgtttaggcaggtttcactgtataattaAAAGTTTGCTGCCTCAGGTTATAAGTGCTCTCTCCAGATACTGTGACTACCTCCACCAGTGTAGGCTAACAAACAAACATAGGAATAACACGTATTATAAAAAATAGGCGAATTCTTTTTAGCAAGGTTATATTTTGTGTTGCTTGTACTGAACTCTTTTAACCATCTTAAAATATAAGCAACAGCATATTTTCACTTTATTCCCTGATACAAAAATTAGTGAAAACAAACTCTTAATGAAAATTTTCCACATGACAATATTTATCTTTGATTGACAATGAATGCTGTTATCCTGAATAACCTCATAGAAGTAACCATAGTAACATTTTGTGTTTAGATATAAAGGAAGATGACTAATGTATCATGTCAGGACTCATCTAAACAAGAAACTTTTGGTTTGAATCATCATAATAATTGAGCATTTTTTACAATAGATATTTTGGACATTTGTGACCGCTTTTTTTAGATTTGACCTTGAATGTTGACCTTCAGCTGTCTGCTGGATTActttatgtcatttggtttctgtCTTGTTGCCATCTTCATAATGTCTCCTCTACTCATATTGGTTCTGAAATAAGTGCGTCAAATCAAAATATCTTCCTCTGCAGTGATCTCCCTTGATCAGCTTGTATATAGCttaatatcaaatttgtttattGCTTTtccattatttcaaaattttgatgttttattcaCTGCCAGACTTATACACACCCAAATGTTATTTATAGATCACATCaccttttatttcatattgtatataatattttatatctgTATACATATATGAACTCAAATCTTAATTAAACTTTGAGTAAAAAACTTCaaatatgattatataatttatagatttACATTTTAATTAGAGATAAACCATGAAAGTTGGTACCATATGAACAAAATTATATCCACAGTATATCTATAGTACTACAGAAAGCGACCAATTTCAATGAAATCTTCTATATTACTTAAAATAAGGTCAGTAACTTCATTGTTATACAGGGATTTTTAAATACTACCAAATTCAAACCAGgcttaaaataagtttaatttagtCATGGATCCGTGATGTCAGGGATATCtaccagtatatatatatatatatatatatatctgaaatttattttgtgtattaTACTGTGAATATATAGTTATTCTATTGGTAAAAGCCGTATTTCAAGGAAATGAATTTGAAgacaaattaaagtgtattagCATCACATTCATGTATTTGCTTAGCTTAATTTGTATTTATGCTTTTTATTTCCAATAAGCTTTATTCACTGCTTTTGCAGATCTTATAACTATAATGATGGTAGCGCATACGCCACAGTAAACAAACCTGATCGTTACCATAACGATGAAAATCCATATGATTATGTCGTACCTAGATCTGGTTACCCACGACAACAGCAAACAGCACCGCCACCTCATCAAAGCCATTATGCTAAACCTTTCACAGGAAGTCCCAATAGGGGAGGTAACTCTGGCAGATATTTTGAGAATCAAATTTACATGGACACTAAAGATTTAGAAAAACTGAAATCTGTTCAGCCTGATCATCGTGGCAACCAGGAATATTACTCACGTGACCCTGGATATGTTAGTCCAGGAGATCGACCAAGGTGAGaattttgaccttgaactttgacacTTATGGCTGCTTTCACTCAGTACTTACAAGGATAGTTAACTGATTATTTTGACTGAAATAACACAGGTTTTTGGTTGTCATACTAAAATCacacattttttaattatttttgaaattcttACTTTAATATTCTCCATCATTAATCCTAGGGTAAATACagatttaaattgaaaatatcttCAATCTTATTGGCCTAGAGCAAATACagatttaaattgaaaatatcttCAATCTTATTGGCTTAGAGTAAATACAGATTTAAATTGAGAATAGTTTCAATCTTATTAGCTTATTTCAgtatttttaaataatagaaagtaatacaatttttacacaatatttttttttaatggttttcatATCCTTTAATTGTATTTTATCTTGAAATATAGATCTCTTGCCATTTTATCTTAAGATATCTTTAAAATGACAAGCATATTAATTGACAGTAACTTTTTGTTAGACATCTTAATATGTAATGATAAACACAATAGGAAATTCAAACCAAAATTTGAtttagaacaatttgaaatatttacatgatctctgaaaagtatttttaaaaataacaaaatataacatgtataaacattttaCGCATCACATATTTCATATGGTTTACATCACCATAATCAATACTGTTTGTACACTTAAATGGTACATTGCTGTTTTATGTGTCTTTTTTTGGTTGTTGGCTGTACTAACATTCTATCAATACAATGTATCTACCTTTTGTTTCTTGCAGTAGATTAGAATAG
Protein-coding sequences here:
- the LOC143050942 gene encoding tight junction protein 2-like yields the protein MLMEYPDRFESPQQDNHGSEDEKKTRSGIIRLGAIKEIINKRKHCLLDVTPNNVDKLNYAQYYPIVIFLKAESKNVVKESRSRLAKGSSKNPKKLYEQSLKLEKMYSHLFTGAVVQNNTDIWFRRVLEVIEVQQKQQIWMSEGQVSYFPLYLYSETCLNQTSS